ACGATTACTTTCGCGGTGAAATCAAACGCTGCCAGAAAGGCTGGCGAAACGTCGTCGCCTCGGCGATGAAACGCGGTATTCCGGTGCCGGCGTTCAGCACGGCGCTGGCGTTCTACGACCAATATCGCGCCGCCGTCCTTCCGGCGAACCTGCTGCAGGCGCAGCGCGATTATTTCGGCGCGCACACCTATGAACGCGTGGACAAACCGCGCGGCGAATTCTCCCACACCAACTGGACCGGCAAAGGCGGCACGACGGCCTCGGGAACCTATACCGTTTGAGTTGACCGATGGTCCGATTTTCCGAACCCGAGAAACCCCACTTGCATCAAGTTTGTTGTTCGTCAGTCGTGATCGCGCGGATGAAACTCCGGCTCTAAACAATTTTCCGGCATTTTTTCAAATCCGTGCTATGATGCGTCGCCGATGAAGAACGCACCGCGTTTGTCGCGCGCAGCTCTTTACAGTTTTGCAGTTGCCCTCCTGCTTGCGAGCAGGCCACTTCCGGCTTTTGCCTCCGACATTCTGGAAACCATCCGGAACCGCGGCGTTCTGCTCTGGGGCGCGGACGCCGAAGGCGGAGCCCCTTACGTCTATCCCGATCCACAAAGGCCGGAGCGATTGATTGGCTTCGAATTCGAGCTGGCCGACGCGCTCGCGGCGAAACTGGGCGTCAAGGCGCGCATGGTCCAGAACCAGTGGGACCAGCTCATTCCCGCGCTCGAACGCGGCAACTTCGACATCATCCTCAACGGGCTTGAACTGACCACTGAAAACCAGCAGCGCATCGCGATGTCGCGGCCCTACTTCGTTTACGCGCAGCAGATCGTCACCCGCAGGGAAACGCCAGGCCTCGCCGGGATCGACGATCTCAGGCACAAACCCGTCGGAGTGTTGTCATCGTCGGTTG
This DNA window, taken from Candidatus Angelobacter sp., encodes the following:
- a CDS encoding ABC transporter substrate-binding protein, which codes for MKNAPRLSRAALYSFAVALLLASRPLPAFASDILETIRNRGVLLWGADAEGGAPYVYPDPQRPERLIGFEFELADALAAKLGVKARMVQNQWDQLIPALERGNFDIILNGLELTTENQQRIAMSRPYFVYAQQIVTRRETPGLAGIDDLRHKPVGVLSSSVAQRLLQKVDGVDLRIYPGNVESFRDLKARRIEAVLL